In Rutidosis leptorrhynchoides isolate AG116_Rl617_1_P2 chromosome 2, CSIRO_AGI_Rlap_v1, whole genome shotgun sequence, one genomic interval encodes:
- the LOC139894601 gene encoding low affinity inorganic phosphate transporter 1-like yields MARDQLQVLSALDTAKTQLYHFTAIVIAGMGFFTDAYDLFAISLVTKLLGRIYYHKDGAPKPGTLPPGVASSVTGVALVGTLCGQLFFGWLGDKMGRKRVYGMTLALMVVCSLASGLSFGNEARGVMATLCFFRFWLGFGIGGDYPLSATIMSEYANKKTRGAFIAAVFAMQGFGILASGMVALITSASFDHAFKAPSYATDPIKSTVPQADYIWRIILMFGAIPAALTYYWRMKMPETARYTALVAKNAKQAAEDMGRVLHVEIAADEQKLEQIESHNQFGLFSSEFLRRHGLHLLGTCSTWFLLDIAFYSQNLFQKDVFSAIGWIPAAAKMSATGEVFKIAKAQTIIALCSTVPGYWFTVAFIDIIGRFAIQLMGFFFMTVFMFALAIPYHHWTLHENRIGFVVMYSLTFFFANFGPNATTFVVPAEIFPARLRSTCHGISAAAGKAGAIVGAYGFLYASQSTDPKKTDAGYPTGIGIRYSLIVLGVINFLGMAFTFLVPEAKGRSLEEMSGENDEEMEPTPNTMHRTAPV; encoded by the coding sequence CGTATTTACTATCACAAAGATGGTGCACCCAAACCCGGGACCCTTCCCCCTGGTGTAGCCTCATCGGTTACTGGTGTCGCCCTTGTAGGGACGCTATGTGGTCAGCTATTCTTCGGGTGGCTCGGTGACAAAATGGGTCGTAAACGAGTCTATGGTATGACTTTGGCCCTCATGGTTGTATGCTCACTTGCATCGGGCCTCTCTTTTGGGAACGAAGCTAGAGGTGTGATGGCGACTCTTTGTTTCTTTAGGTTTTGGCTCGGGTTTGGCATTGGTGGTGACTATCCACTTTCGGCTACAATTATGTCCGAATACGCTAATAAGAAAACTCGTGGTGCCTTTATTGCTGCGGTTTTTGCTATGCAAGGTTTTGGGATCTTGGCTAGCGGAATGGTAGCATTAATCACGTCGGCCTCTTTTGACCACGCGTTTAAAGCCCCCTCATATGCGACGGATCCAATAAAGTCTACAGTCCCACAAGCGGACTATATATGGCGAATAATTCTCATGTTCGGGGCGATTCCTGCCGCCCTGACATACTACTGGCGTATGAAGATGCCAGAAACTGCACGTTACACTGCTTTGGTAGCGAAAAATGCTAAACAAGCCGCAGAAGATATGGGCCGAGTCTTACATGTTGAGATAGCTGCCGATGAGCAAAAGCTTGAGCAAATCGAGTCCCATAACCAATTCGGTTTGTTTTCTTCAGAATTCCTTCGTCGTCACGGGCTTCATTTACTCGGAACATGTTCCACATGGTTTTTACTTGACATCGCGTTTTACTCACAAAACCTCTTCCAAAAAGATGTTTTCAGCGCAATTGGGTGGATCCCTGCTGCAGCTAAAATGAGTGCTACCGGCGAGGTTTTCAAAATAGCGAAAGCCCAAACTATTATCGCACTTTGCAGTACTGTCCCCGGATACTGGTTTACAGTCGCTTTCATTGATATCATTGGTCGTTTTGCTATCCAACTTATGGGATTCTTTTTCATGACTGTCTTCATGTTTGCGCTTGCAATTCCATACCACCACTGGACCTTACATGAAAATCGTATCGGATTTGTGGTCATGTACTCATTAACCTTCTTTTTCGCCAACTTCGGCCCTAACGCCACCACTTTTGTGGTCCCTGCTGAAATCTTCCCAGCAAGACTGCGCTCTACCTGTCATGGTATCTCCGCAGCGGCTGGGAAAGCGGGGGCCATCGTTGGTGCCTACGGGTTCCTCTACGCTTCTCAAAGCACCGACCCAAAGAAGACCGATGCAGGGTACCCTACAGGTATCGGAATCAGGTACTCGCTCATCGTTCTTGGTGTGATCAATTTCTTAGGAATGGCATTTACATTTTTAGTCCCAGAAGCTAAAGGCAGATCGCTTGAAGAAATGTCCGGTGAAAATGACGAAGAAATGGAGCCCACCCCCAACACAATGCACCGAACTGCCCCTGTttga